A window of the Arachis duranensis cultivar V14167 chromosome 5, aradu.V14167.gnm2.J7QH, whole genome shotgun sequence genome harbors these coding sequences:
- the LOC107487609 gene encoding probable xyloglucan endotransglucosylase/hydrolase protein 7, whose protein sequence is MYMAFFKNPFFLLLSLCALVLSGVCVWGKPVTFLQDFRVTWSDSHIRQIDNQGTAIQLILDRNSGCGFASKSRYMFGRISMKIKLIAGDSAGTVTAFYMSSDTDAIRDELDFEFLGNRSGQPYTVQTNIYAHGKGGREQRVNLWFDPSAQFHTYTILWNHHHIVFYVDEFPIRVYKNDVARGVAYPRIQGMGVYSTLWEADNWATRGGLEKIDWRKAPFYAYYKDFDIEGCQLPGPTDCASNASNWWEGAAYQALTPTQARLYRWVRVNHIIYDYCQDKPRFPLGPPPECLS, encoded by the exons atgtacatGGCATTCTTTAAAAAccctttctttttattattatcattatgtGCTCTCGTATTATCTGGTGTGTGTGTTTGGGGAAAACCAGTTACATTCCTTCAAGACTTTAGAGTTACATGGTCTGATTCCCACATCAGGCAAATTGATAATCAAGGCACCGCCATACAACTCATTCTAGACCGAAATTCTg GATGCGGATTTGCTTCAAAGAGTAGGTACATGTTTGGGCGTATTAGCATGAAGATTAAGCTCATTGCCGGAGACTCTGCTGGGACTGTGACGGCATTTTAT ATGAGCTCGGACACGGACGCTATAAGGGACGAGCTTGACTTTGAGTTCTTGGGAAACCGTAGTGGTCAACCATACACTGTTCAGACTAACATCTATGCCCACGGCAAAGGGGGTAGAGAACAAAGGGTCAACCTCTGGTTTGATCCTTCCGCCCAATTCCACACCTACACTATTCTCTGGAACCACCACCACATTGT GTTCTACGTGGATGAGTTTCCGATAAGAGTGTACAAGAACGACGTGGCAAGGGGAGTGGCATACCCAAGAATACAAGGAATGGGAGTGTACTCAACGCTGTGGGAAGCAGATAACTGGGCAACAAGGGGAGGCTTGGAGAAAATTGATTGGAGGAAAGCACCCTTCTATGCATACTACAAGGACTTCGACATTGAAGGCTGCCAACTCCCAGGGCCCACCGATTGTGCCTCCAACGCAAGTAACTGGTGGGAGGGTGCTGCTTACCAGGCCCTTACTCCCACTCAAGCCCGCTTGTACAGGTGGGTTCGCGTCAACCACATTATCTATGATTATTGCCAAGACAAGCCACGATTCCCACTCGGCCCACCACCCGAGTGCCTTTCCTAG